The following is a genomic window from Neochlamydia sp. AcF84.
GTGTCCAGACAATGGAGGCAATTAGCCTCCGATCCCTTATTATGGCATCCCTTGGTTCTTAAAAAATTTCTTTTTTTGCCGCCTTTGTCCCATGGTAAATATACGCATTCCATGTATGGGAACCAAGCTGCTTATCACGTAAATGTAGAAGGTAAGCGTTTTGTGAAATTTATCGAATTTGATGATGTAGAAGGGAGTGGAAAAGCGGTATTTTCTCCTGATAGCCAATGGATTGTAAGTAGCGCTAAGGACAATACCGCTCATGTATGGAATGCTTTTAATGGAAAGCGCCACCAAATCCTTGAGGGTCATACAGGTCTTATTACTAGTATAACTTTTTCTGAGGATGGAAATTGGCTAGCTACTACTTCTGCTGACTGTACAGCTCGCTTATGGAAACTGGAATCAAACAAGTGGCTATGTAAATCTTCCTTGAAGGGTCACCTTAAAGAAGTTTGCAGCGCAGCTTTCTTCTTTCGGTTGCAGGATGATCATGGCTGGTTAGTGGCTACAGGATCGTTGGATTGTGATATCCGCCTATGGGATATGAATACGGGAAAATATCTCACCACTTTTATGGGTAGAGTTAGGACTCCTGTTAAGAAGATAGGTTTTTTGCCTAACGGTGATAATTCGATGGTTGTTATGGAGCCGGGCGTAAATAGGGCTTATTTTTGGAGTCTGGACACATCATCCGCGGCAGTTACGCGGCACTATGCAGCATGCGGTCATGACTCCTCCTTTAACTTTATTGGCCCCTTTGCTTTATCTCCTGATAAAAAAACAGGAGCTTTTTTGTTGGAGCTTGGTCAGCTTGGCATATGCGAACTTGACGAACTTGAGGAAAACCAGAGGATCTTAACAATTCCACCCAAGCCGATCCTCTGCCTAGCATATTCTCCGGATGGAGAATCACTTGCCATAAGCTTTGCGGAAGAACCTTCGCAAAAACCTGGCTTTGATGTTTATCACTTACCTACCGACAAGGTGTATAAATATGAGGCGGAAGAGATAGGGGAAAGTTTTAATAAAATAGCTTATTCTCCAGATGGACGGTGGATAGTCGCTGGCAATTCTGAATGGTGCGCTCTCTGGAGGGGTAACAGGGAGAGGATAGGGCGGAAAGAGACCCCTCTCTATTTTATATCTCTGCCTTGTAATGACAATTTAAATTTTTCTCCTAACGGACGGCAATTGCTGATTGGTAATACAGTGATTGATTTCTTTGATATTGAAGGAGAATTAATTGCTAATGGCGCAGTGGAAGAAATAAAAGAAGAAAAAAGGCAAGCAACGCCTGAGATTTCAATGGAAGAAACTACCCACTTAGAGTCTAAGAAAAGAAAGTCGAGGAGTGATAAAAGCCCAAAAGAGGAAAAAGAGATTCTCTATCCAGCAGAATCTTCTCCATTATCTACGTTAAAAAGAAGAAAAAAAGAAGAATAGCATGCTGCTTCGATAGGCTTTTGTTGTTGCGCAATCATGTATTTAAAAAGCCATACTTATTAACTAGCAAGGATAGCTGTGAGAGATTGGCTTTTTTTAAAGGATAGGCAAAGTTTTCCAAAGTACCTAGCATTGAAAAATTATTAACCTTTATTAACTATAGCTTTAAAACTCCTATTTTTTAATTTTCTAGAGAGTTGCATTTAATAGTTGCTCTCACAGCCTCCGCGCTCATCGCTTTGTTGCAAAAAAAGTAAGCATGGCTTCTTACCCCAGCAAGGTTTATCATGGAAAAGTATTTTAAAATGGCGAGCTGTTTTCCCTTACAATTTTTTCAAGAGCTTTTATCCATATAGTTTCATCATTAAGCCCTTGAACAATATCTAAGCGTTCCCCTCCCATTTTCTTAAATTCTTCCGCATATTCCACACCAATTTCAAAGGTTGTTTCTAGGCAATCACACACAAATGAGGGACAAAATACCAAAATTTTCTTTTTATTTTGCCTTGCAAGCTGCTTGATCACATGAGGGGTAAAAGGTTCTAACCATGGATCTTTGCCTAGGCGTGACTGAAAGGCTAAGCTAGTCTTTTCAGTAGGCAGATGGAGTTGTTTTATGATTGCATGGGCCGTAAGATGACATTGGGCCGAGTAACAATCAGCATTTTCTTGGCAAGCCTGTTGGCAGCAGCTTTGCGACTTTAAACAGTAATTATTTTTATCAGCTTTTATCACTTGCCTCTGAGGAAGACCATGAAAACTGAATAAGAAATGATCGTATTCTTCCAAGTTATTCTTAAGAGCAACATGGCAAAAGGCCTGGATGACAGCAGGGTGGTCAGCAAAGGAGTTAATAAATGTAATTTTAGGTAAAGATATCTGGTTTTTCAAAATTTCCATGCACTTTTGATAAACCGATCCCGTAGATGCTGAAGCATATTGAGGAAATAGAGGGAGGATAATCAGCTGTTTAATTCCTTTGTTTAAAAGCAGCAAAAGTCCTTTTTCTAAGGAAGGATTTCGATAGCGCATCGCCAGCTCTACATAAAATATATTACCTAAAGCTTTTTGTAAGGCATCTCTTACTCTTTTTCCATATACCATCAAAGGTGATCCCTCAGCTGTCCAAATGTTTTGATAGGATTTAGCCGATTGTTTGTAGCGTGCAGGAATGATGAGGCCTCTTACAAGTAGCTGCCGTTTTAGCCACGGAAGGTCTATTACCCTCTCATCGGTTAGAAATTCAACCAAATATTTATACACATCTTTGGGTTGAGGAGAATCAGGGGTACCTAAATTGACAAGAAGGATGCCGATAGGGGAATGATACATATTTATCCTTGATAGGTTTTGCCAGGCTTGAGCACGAGAAAGTCTTCTTCAGCAAGACGATAAAATTTTAAGGCCAATTTAAGCTGTTTCTCCGGATCATCAATGGCTTCATCGGAAAGCCGAAAGGTTCCAAAATGTATAGCCATACTTTTTTTAGAGGCTAAATCTATATGCGCTTTGACGGCATCAGAAGGAGACATATGAAAAGGCTCCATAAACCAACGGGGTTTATAGGCTCCAATAGGCAATAAAGAAATCCGAGGAGAGCCAAATCTAGCTTTAATTTTCTCAAAAACCTGGGCATAGCCTGTATCTCCTGCAAAATAAATTAACTCTAGATTTTTCCTTATGATAAAGCCTCCCCAGAGCGTCTTATTTTTATTAAAGGGATTTCGCATGCTAAAATGTCTAGCAGGGGTAAAGATAATCTCAAGGCTGTTTGCTTCGATTGTTTCCCACCAATCAAGTTCATAGATCTCTTTCAAGCCTTTTTTCTTGAGATAATTCTTATTACCTAGTCCGGCGATAAATTTAGGATGATGCTGGGCTTGTATTCGGCGCAGAGTAGGTATATCCATGTGATCGTAGTGATTATGACTTAGAAGCACGAGATGAATGGGAGGTAAATCTTCAAAGCGTATACCCGGTGAGTGCGCTCTTTTAGGTCCTACCCACGAGAATGGACTGCAACGTTTAGACCAAATTGGATCGGTAAGTATATTGATATTTCCCCACTGAATCAGTATAGTAGCATGATTAACGAAGGTAAGCTTAAGCTGATCATCATTGAGCTGGGTAAGAGGTTTGGCAAGCTGGTCTAAAGGAATGCTTTCAGGCCATCTTCTAGGCTTGCTTTTCCACATCCAGTGAATAAAATCTTTAAAAGAGCGCTGAGTGGGAGGGTTATTGTGATAAATACAGCCATCATAATGATCAGAAAGGCGGTGTTTGCTTAGATAAGCTTTATAGATAAGTTTCCAACGTAGCGAGTTACCTTTTCTTTCAAAAGCATAAGCATAAATTTCTTGGGGAGATAAACGGCTAAAATGAATAATTTCTGCATCGGTAAGTCGATAAATAATAGCATCGGCAGCGTTTTTATTTAAGGCTAGCTGTCGCAACTTTTTAAGGGCTACTTTAAATTGGTACTGCCGAAAACATAAACGTATTAAAGCATATAGAATCGAGCTTATAATGGATAATTGCCCTAATTTAAAAAGATAGAAGAAAGTTTTACTTTCCTGTTCAAGGGCTAAGATATCTAAAGCAACCACTAAAACAAGAAGAAAAACAAAAATTAGGCTTTCGCGGGAGGTTTGAATGATGGGCCCAAAAAACCTTCTAAAGCGTGATGGGGCAGAGCGGTAAGCTAAAATTTCTTCGAAGATAGGCTCTTCGAACATCATCCGCCCTACGTGCGACAATTCATGAGCTATTAATTCCTTACGGGTATAAAATTTCCCATAATGGGTAGAATTTTGTAAATTCTTTCTTAGCTGCAGAAGAGGATGAGCCGGATCATCATCTTTCTGTTGAAAAATCCATGCGCATCCGCCATGCCAGGGAAATAATTTGTAATTACTAAAGAAAAGAGGCACCCACGTAGGAAATATATCATAGAGCTTCTGTATTTCTTGGCACCCTTCTTTTAAAATATCGGCGGAAAAGCAAGATTCTTCTACCATAAAGGGGAATTCTTGAGGCAGCCCGTGGGTAATCTGGCTGTTTAAATTCAAGCAGTAGGCTACCCTCTTAGCAAAGGATTGATCACTTTCAGCAGGCCCGGGAATTAAGCCTTCAAAATTACTTTCCATCAGATCTTTATTAGAAGAATTTGCCATTGTCATCTTACAAAATTTAATTTAATCGACGATAAAAAGAAAAGTTAGCGCACTGTAATAGCTCCCGATCTCCCTGGCTGTCACCATAAGCATACAAAATATAGTTTTTCGTAGGCCCTTCTTCCTCTATTAAACGGCGAACCTTTTCTGCTCCTCGGCAATTTAACCCTTGTAAGCATCCTGTGAGATAACCTTGAGGTGAAAAAGCTACACGCGAAGCAATGATATTATCAAAGCCTACCGCTTGCCCCCAGGGTTTTAAGTAAATATCGAGATTAGCACTTATTAAAACACAACGATGTCCTTGATTTTTATGCCAACGGATTCTATCTATAGCCTGAGGACGAAGGAGTGTAGGTAAAAATTCTTTAGCATATCTCTCGGCATACATCTTCATCTCCCGACGTCCTTTTCCCTTTAAAAAACGAGTAAGCAAAGCTTCTTTAAGCTGTTGACGAGAGAGATATCCTAAAAGATATTGGAAAAAATGAAAGCTTTCTAAACAAAGGTTTTTCCTTTTAAGCGTCGAACCGACTACAAAATTTAAAAAGGGTAAAAAAGAATCGCGGTATGTTAAAGTTCCGTCGAAGTCGAAGGCTGCGATGATAGAAGGGGAAGGATTTGCCATACAATTGGGATCTGCTATAAAATGCGGGGATTGCAAAAATTTTATTCGCTATTTGCTCTTTTCTAATTATGATCTAACAAGAGATTTTGATGAAACATGTTTTAATTACTGGCGCTGCTGGCTTCATAGGCTTTCACTTGGCTAAAGCGTTGAAAAAGCGCGGAGATCATGTTATTGGTGTAGATAATTTTAATAATTATTATGACCCCTTGCTCAAAAGAGCACGGGCTAAGGAGGTAGAAAAACAGGGGATTGCTTTGCTTGAAGGGGACATCACCGATACTAACCTTTTATACGAGCTAATTGCCCACCATCAAATTAGCCATCTTGTCCATTTAGCGGCACAAGCAGGAGTGCGTTATTCTTTAGAAAATCCTCAAGCTTATGTGAAGGCAAACATTGAAGGCTTCCTAAATGTTTTAGAAACTTGCCGTCAATTTCCAGGCCTTCAATTAGTATATGCTTCCTCTTCTTCAGTTTATGGATTAAACCAAAAGATACCCTTCTCTATAGAGGATCGAACGGATCATCAGGCTAGCCTATATGGGGTAACAAAAAAAGCTAACGAACTCATGGCTTCTACTTATTACCATTTATATCAAATCCCTATTACAGGATTACGCTTTTTTACTGTATATGGCCCTTGGGGGCGCCCCGATATGGCTTACTTCCAATTCACTAAGTCTATCCTTGAGGGAAAACCTATCCACATTTTTAACCATGGCAAGATGAGAAGAGACTTTACCTATATAGATGATATTGTACAAGGTATTGAATCTTCGATAGATCGGAAGGGCAAAAATGAAATTTTTAATCTAGGTAATCATCAGCCGGTAGATCTTTTAAAAATGGTAGAAATCATTGAGGAAAGTGTAGGCAAAAAAGCTGAAAAGATATTTGTACCTATGCAGCCTGGGGATGTCTTAGAAACTTATGCTGATATACAGGTGAGCCAACAGATATTAGGATTTTTGCCTAAAACCACGCTTGAGGAAGGAATTCCTCAGTTCGTGAAATGGTATCTAAATTATTGGGCTACAAAAACGGCTTAGAAGCAGTAAGGTAAGTAAATAAATTATATTAAACTCTTTATTGAGGCAACTCAAGAGAAGATGCAAGATTAACAGCATGTTTTTCTTTTCAAATATCTTTTAAACAAATAATATGCGTATTTTAAGAAATTAGCTTGGTTTATTTATGAGAATTTTTTTGACCCTTTGCCTTTTATTAACTGCTCTAGCTGCTTGTAAAGGTCCTCAACGCTCGCAAGCTCAGTCACCTATAAGTAAAGATTATAATTCAGATGCTTTTACGCGGGCAGCCATACGTCAAGCAACCCGTTTAGCCCATCAACATCGCTGGTATTTAGATGATGCCTGGGCTTATTATAACAGCACCGACAGTGTTCATCGCCTTTGCTTAAATTTTCGTACCCAAAATATTTTAGAGCTCTACCAAGCACGAGCTCAACTCGTGGATGTGGTAGAAGAGCTTTTACAGAATCTAAAATCCAATCCCCAAACTTCTTCTCGTCTAGCGCCTAATTTTTCTGCTGAAAATCTTTTGATTCGTGTGGACTTCCAAAGTTTTTGGGGAATATACGGAGATCCAAAATATGTAGGTTGGATGGCACTTGAAAATGGGATGGTTTATTATTATGACTTCGATGTTAAAGATAAACAGAATGATCAGTGGTGCAATCGTATAGAAACTTATAATAAAAGCAAAGAAATTGCTCTTATAGAGAAAGAAGCCGAAAAAGAGTACAAAGATAGCCTCCCTGTTCCTAAGCGCGTTTTTGAATACCTCAATGAATAGGATCAAATTCTCATTTATTCATGAATAGGGGCATGCTTTTTAAAAACAGAAGCAACCTTATTGATGCCGTTTTAAAAGATGGAAATAATTTGTGTGAGCGCACCTAAATTACCGGAACAGTCGTTAGAGTTAATTTCCCATAACTTTCAAAATATTTATGCAGCTGCGCATTCTAATCAAGAAATTATTAATCTAGTACCTTCTTTATGGGGAAATAAGCTTTACTGTCCTTCTGCAGGCTGGAGAGGTAGGATTCTTCGCTTGATCTATTTTTTTGCCAACATTTTAGTGGGTAATGCTTTTTTTGAAAAAAGGCTTGGTGCGTCTATAAGAGCTACTCATACCATTTATCAAGAGCTTGAAAAATTTCGCTACCGCCTCCTTGATAGCACTTATCAAGAGTATTTAAAGGCTCGCTTTGCGAATAGCAAAAACCATGCTGATCTTTCTTTAGTCAATAATGCAAGAGAGCAAATCCAGCTATTTTACCAAGCTACTTATCCTTTAATAAAATTGGTGCGTTCAGAAAAAAGCCAGAAATTAAATATCTTTCTTCAGGCTAATTTTTCTGAGATTTATGATAAAAAAGGTAAGCCTTTTTATGATAAATCTTCTTTTAAATCTTTAAAAGGATCTGTGAAAATTATTGCATTAGAAGGAATGACGGGAGGAGAGCTTCCTTTTCACATTTTTCAAAAGGTAATTTGCAAAGAGCCAAGCCCGCAAACC
Proteins encoded in this region:
- a CDS encoding HAD-IB family hydrolase; translated protein: MANPSPSIIAAFDFDGTLTYRDSFLPFLNFVVGSTLKRKNLCLESFHFFQYLLGYLSRQQLKEALLTRFLKGKGRREMKMYAERYAKEFLPTLLRPQAIDRIRWHKNQGHRCVLISANLDIYLKPWGQAVGFDNIIASRVAFSPQGYLTGCLQGLNCRGAEKVRRLIEEEGPTKNYILYAYGDSQGDRELLQCANFSFYRRLN
- a CDS encoding F-box/WD40 repeat-containing protein, yielding MVNNISSLLSPPTGEFLHHVDSWAISKIPDEVWIEIFSYLPVKDLAFSRQVSRQWRQLASDPLLWHPLVLKKFLFLPPLSHGKYTHSMYGNQAAYHVNVEGKRFVKFIEFDDVEGSGKAVFSPDSQWIVSSAKDNTAHVWNAFNGKRHQILEGHTGLITSITFSEDGNWLATTSADCTARLWKLESNKWLCKSSLKGHLKEVCSAAFFFRLQDDHGWLVATGSLDCDIRLWDMNTGKYLTTFMGRVRTPVKKIGFLPNGDNSMVVMEPGVNRAYFWSLDTSSAAVTRHYAACGHDSSFNFIGPFALSPDKKTGAFLLELGQLGICELDELEENQRILTIPPKPILCLAYSPDGESLAISFAEEPSQKPGFDVYHLPTDKVYKYEAEEIGESFNKIAYSPDGRWIVAGNSEWCALWRGNRERIGRKETPLYFISLPCNDNLNFSPNGRQLLIGNTVIDFFDIEGELIANGAVEEIKEEKRQATPEISMEETTHLESKKRKSRSDKSPKEEKEILYPAESSPLSTLKRRKKEE
- the hemH gene encoding ferrochelatase, which codes for MYHSPIGILLVNLGTPDSPQPKDVYKYLVEFLTDERVIDLPWLKRQLLVRGLIIPARYKQSAKSYQNIWTAEGSPLMVYGKRVRDALQKALGNIFYVELAMRYRNPSLEKGLLLLLNKGIKQLIILPLFPQYASASTGSVYQKCMEILKNQISLPKITFINSFADHPAVIQAFCHVALKNNLEEYDHFLFSFHGLPQRQVIKADKNNYCLKSQSCCQQACQENADCYSAQCHLTAHAIIKQLHLPTEKTSLAFQSRLGKDPWLEPFTPHVIKQLARQNKKKILVFCPSFVCDCLETTFEIGVEYAEEFKKMGGERLDIVQGLNDETIWIKALEKIVRENSSPF
- a CDS encoding MBL fold metallo-hydrolase, yielding MANSSNKDLMESNFEGLIPGPAESDQSFAKRVAYCLNLNSQITHGLPQEFPFMVEESCFSADILKEGCQEIQKLYDIFPTWVPLFFSNYKLFPWHGGCAWIFQQKDDDPAHPLLQLRKNLQNSTHYGKFYTRKELIAHELSHVGRMMFEEPIFEEILAYRSAPSRFRRFFGPIIQTSRESLIFVFLLVLVVALDILALEQESKTFFYLFKLGQLSIISSILYALIRLCFRQYQFKVALKKLRQLALNKNAADAIIYRLTDAEIIHFSRLSPQEIYAYAFERKGNSLRWKLIYKAYLSKHRLSDHYDGCIYHNNPPTQRSFKDFIHWMWKSKPRRWPESIPLDQLAKPLTQLNDDQLKLTFVNHATILIQWGNINILTDPIWSKRCSPFSWVGPKRAHSPGIRFEDLPPIHLVLLSHNHYDHMDIPTLRRIQAQHHPKFIAGLGNKNYLKKKGLKEIYELDWWETIEANSLEIIFTPARHFSMRNPFNKNKTLWGGFIIRKNLELIYFAGDTGYAQVFEKIKARFGSPRISLLPIGAYKPRWFMEPFHMSPSDAVKAHIDLASKKSMAIHFGTFRLSDEAIDDPEKQLKLALKFYRLAEEDFLVLKPGKTYQG
- a CDS encoding SDR family NAD(P)-dependent oxidoreductase — translated: MKHVLITGAAGFIGFHLAKALKKRGDHVIGVDNFNNYYDPLLKRARAKEVEKQGIALLEGDITDTNLLYELIAHHQISHLVHLAAQAGVRYSLENPQAYVKANIEGFLNVLETCRQFPGLQLVYASSSSVYGLNQKIPFSIEDRTDHQASLYGVTKKANELMASTYYHLYQIPITGLRFFTVYGPWGRPDMAYFQFTKSILEGKPIHIFNHGKMRRDFTYIDDIVQGIESSIDRKGKNEIFNLGNHQPVDLLKMVEIIEESVGKKAEKIFVPMQPGDVLETYADIQVSQQILGFLPKTTLEEGIPQFVKWYLNYWATKTA